The Candidatus Cloacimonadota bacterium sequence AATTACGTTCTTCGTCTAAAATATAAGGTTTTAAAATTCCATCAATTTGAACTCGTTCCTTCTGATAAACGTCTTGGTCATGCCTTTTGCAAATGTTCACGAGAAATTTCGTCATATCAAAATATTTCAAGAAATCTTTTTGCACGAGATAGAATTGATTCAGTCTAACAAAATCATTTAGCAACACGAATTTATCACTTTCCAAAACCGAAAAAACGTAAGAAATAAATTTATCGCTGAATTCAACTTTTTCGATTTCTCTGATTTTATCAAATTGTGCGGAACTTAAAAGGACAAATTGTTCAAGAACATCTTTTTTGAAAATATCTTCATAATTTGTATAGCGATACAAAAGGGATAACACGCTCAACAATTTCATCATTTTAATTCTGATAATAAGTTTAATTTGGCGGACACGTTCTCTGGTGATTTTTATTATTTCACCGGAGCTCCTTAAACTGTTTTTCTTCTCGCCAACAAAATATCTAAAATTGTGCTTAAAGATAAAAACTTCTCGCTCATCAAAATAGCTCGAATTATCAATAATTGCCTTTATAAGTTTGAAAAAATGTATATTCTCAAAATCAATTTGAACTTCCATTTTGCAAAAACTTTCAATTATCTTTTTTATTTCTATAGGTTTCAGCATATTCACATTGATAATTTTTTCAAAAGTAAATTTGTTATTTTTGACAACCTCATAGAATTTATCGAATAGATAATCCAGATTAAGTTTTTCATAGTTGTCTGAGCAAAGGAATAAAAGGTTATACAATTCCCCAAAATCATTTTTTTCTAATATTTTATACAACTTTTGAGCAGCTATTTTATCAAGTTCTTCCGCTTCTATTTTTTCCACTTCTCTTAACCTTGCTCTGAAACAACAAATTATTTCCATAAGATTTATCAGTTCTAGATTTGTTACATTCCCCCCCCCAAGCAGGTTTGTGAATTGGTTATATTTCAGATATTCGGAAATAATATCTCTCAGACTGCGCATATTGTTTTTTTCCAAAGTGTTAAATGTTCGGAAAGAGAGAACAGATTCCAGTGATTCGGCTGAAATTTTTTCAAACGAATCCAAAGAATAAATTTTGTAACAATCAATCTCAATCGGATTTTGGTCTATGGTGATCTCGCCAATCAAACGCAATATCTCGCGATTGGTTTTTCCACCACAATGTTTTAAAGATAAAAAATGTTTATGTGTTTTAAAATATTCTATAAAGGCATCTAATGTTTTAAAATGTTTTTGCAAAATGTTATAACTACGTTCGGTTAAATAAGATTGCAGACAGTTAATCTTCAAATTCTTTGCCTGATTTTTCCCAAAATTTAATTCTTTCATAATACTCTTCTTTCCTTTTTAATTGCTTTTATTTTTTAATAATTTATTCTTATTATAATAATCGAAATAAATAATTTTTACATATATTTGTCAATTAAATCAAATTATTTTTTGTGATACCCTCAAACTTTTCAAGAAGAGTTGAATAGAAAATCCTCACATTTCTTGCCATCATTTTCTCACACTAATATTTTTGCACATAAATCATAATAATTTTATGATAAATATAAATCCAAAAAAATCTATGGTAAATGTTAAAATGAAAAAAAAATAGCTGCGAAAGTGAGATTATGAAAAACATAGCATTACTAATAAAACTAATTTTGTTAAGACTGTTCAATAAATTAACGTCAAAGAGCATCCTGCCGATAAGTTATACGGTTAGTGTAACTTACCGCTGTAATTCACGCTGTAAAACTTGTAATATTTACAAGAAGAAATCCGAAGAGCTGTCTGCCAAAGAATATGCTAAAATTTTCAAAAAAATAGGAAAATCTGCTTATTGGATCACCATAAGCGGAGGTGAACCTTTCCTTAAAAAAGATTTGTATGAAATAATTCAGGCAATATACAAACACTCCAAGCCTAAAGTAATCAATATTCCTACAAACGGACTGCTTCATAATGAAATTCCTACCCTTGTGGAAAAAATCGCGAAAAATTGCCCCAAAAGCCAAATCATCATCAACCTTTCTATTGATGCTATCGAAAATCAGGATGATGAAATACGTGGAGTGAAATTTGCTTATTCAAAAGCAATTTCGACTTTTCGAAAATTGAAAAAACTTAAAATAGAAAATCTAAATATCGGAATTCATACGGTAATCTCCAAATACAATGAAAATAATTTTCAACAAATCGCTGGAAAACTTATGTCTTTCGAACCGGATTCCTACGTTACAGAAATCGCAGAAAATAGGGTAGAACTCGGCACAATGAAATATGACATCAGCCCATCAGTGATGAAATATTCACAAGCAATTGACTACCTTTTATTTCATATCAAGCAGATGAAATTTCAAGGAATGAATCGAATAACTCAGACTTTCCGAATCGAATATTACAAAATGGTTAAGCGACTCCTCGTGGAGCAAAAACAACAGATCAAATGCTATGCAGGAATCCTGTCCGCTCAGATTGCCCCGAACGGAGACGTCTGGCCCTGCTGCATGAAGGCTGTGAATGTAGGAAACCTCAAAGATTTTGATTACAATTTCAAAAAACTATGGAAGAAAAACGAAACCCTGAATAACGAACTGAAAAAAATTGTGGAAGAATCTTGCTATTGCCCCATGGCAAATGCTTCTTATACCAATATGCTTATGAACAATAAAATAATGTGGAAAGCAACAAAGCATTTCCTTTTTGGATCTAAATAGAGTCTGTCCGTAAAGTAGGGATTCGACGCAGATAAACACTGAAAAAACCGATTTTCGCAAGATAAAATTTTTTTGTAAAAAGTGTAATATCCTCGTTGAATGCTTTGTATTTTAATATTCAACAGGGTTTTATCAGCATAATCAGTGTTTATCTGCGTCGAATCACCTGCGGAGAATTATTGCAAAAATACGACTTTACCGATTGCCACGAAAAAATGCCTGATATGACCCTTTACCGCTCGTTGAGTTTACAAACAGAACACTAAACAATCTATAAATTTTATGAAAATAAACGATCTAATTGCAGATTTTTCACAAAAGAACGGAAGTTATATTTACACCGACTTTTATGAGAAATCTCCTGCTAAAATTGCCCTGATAGCAAAAACTTCCCAACAAGGAGAAATGGCAGAGCAGGCTTTGTCCAAACTTCTTGAAACTTTTAAAGAAAACTTCTATCCAAACCAGTATGATACTGAAAAACAATTACGAAAAACAGCAACCGAAATTCACTGGGCACTCTCTGCTTTCTTACATACAAAAAAAAAACGATTTGAAATTTCTCTGATCATCCTTGCGATAAAAAACAATATACTTTATGTTATCCAAGCCGGCAGATTGGTAGTAGTTAGTCTTTTTAAGAAGCCGGAAATTATCGGATTGAATGTAGCCCAATTATGTGATAGCGAAAGCACTATACCCCGGATAGGTTCAACCGATGGAGATTTTAATTTTAAAATATATAAAAAGCGAATAAATCCCAATGAACGATTTTTGATTTTACCAGTATTTGCTTCGGAAAATATTCTTTCGCAATGTGATTCCCCAAAAACTCATGCCAAATTTATTCAACATCTTCAAGAAAAACATGTTAATCCCCTTTTATCTTTTCACATTCAACGATCATCCGGAAAAAAATACAAAAAACGATTCAATCTCACTACAAATTCTTCGGCTCGAATACTTGCGGCTATAGTAATAATCGCCAGTTTGTATGTTTTGTTGGGCAGAAAGTTAATGCAAGGCTGGTTAAGTAGCGGTAAAGAATTCATCAATGAACAAAAAATTCAAAATATTAATATTGAACAGATTCTCATTCCTAATCAATCGCTTGTTTTTAAAGAAGATTGGAAATGGAATGCTCCTGAAAAGATCACCTTAAAACCGCATTTTGATTCTGAAAATATCTATTTGATCTGCGACAATGAAATATTTTGCATCAAAAAAAATACTTTTCTGGTAAAATGGAATCAGGGTGTGGATTCTGAAATTTATACTGCGAATCTTTTGAGGAGAAATGTGATCCTTATTTTTGATTTATCAGGAGATCAATATTTATTAAGCACAAAAACCGGATTGGAATTATGGAAAAAATCTGATGTTTTATCTACTCGAAGTTCAAAACAAAATCCGAGACATTTAGAATACATTGATTTTATCCGCGACGGACGGTTGGAAAAAAATTATTTTGTGGAAATAAATGCAAAATCGCTCTCGGTTTACTCAGCTGATAACGGAAAGCAACTTTCCTCAATCGAATTTAAAAATGAAATAGGTTATGTGTCGGATTATGATTATATTGAAAAATGTTTTTACGTAACTTTTGGGCAAAAAATAGTGAAAATAAAATTACTTATCAATTAGATTATCCCTTCGGAGGAAGAATGAAATTCACAAAAAATGCAGCCGGGAGAATGATTCCCGATGAGATCGAGGGAAGAAAATTACGTCCCTTTATGGGTGCTTTTGCAGATAGTGGGGGTGGATATCGAGCAGCTCCACCAATTCCCGTGAGCAAACCAGACACAAACAAAGTGCTGAAATCTTTGAGAGAAGCGATTAAAGCCAGCGGATTAAAAAACGGCATGACAATCAGTTTTCATCACCATCTTCGAAATGGTGACTATGTAGTAAATATGGTTCTAGATCAAATTGCAAAAATGGGTTTTAAGGATATAAATCTTTTTCCAACCGCTTTATTCCCCGTGCATAAGCCAATTATTGAGCATATTAAAAATGGTGTTATCCGAAATATTCAGGGAAGCATGAACGGACCTGTGGGTAATTTTGTTTCCCACGGTGGACTTCCCACATTGGCAGTTTTACGAACTCATGGTGGCAGAGTTCGGGCTGTTGAAGATGGAGATGTTCATATTGATGTAGCATTTATCGCTGCCCCCACAGCTGATGATTATGGAAATGCCAATGGAGTGGATGGACCTTCGGCATGCGGTCCTCTGGCGTATTCTGCTATTGACTGGCAATATGCGGATAAAGTTGTGCTCATTACCGACAATCTTGTAAAATACCCGCTGATCCCCTATTCTGTGCCTTCTACGCATGTAGATTTTATTGTCAAAGTAGATCAGATCGGTGATCCAAATTTGATTGTTTCCGGAACGACCCGCATAACCCGTTCCCCAACCAGACTAAAAATCGCAGAAATTGCGGCCCAGTTTATCAGCGAATCTCCTTATTTCAGAGATGGATTTTCTTTCCAAACCGGTGCCGGTGGTATTTCGTTGGCAATTACCAACATTCTGGCTGGGATAATGAAAAAAGAAGGTGTCAAAGCTCGTTTTATAAATGGTGGAGTTACAAAATTTGCCGTCAAAATGCTTCATGACGGACTAATAGACGTTTTGTATGATGGACAGGTATTTGATACTGATGCGATTTATTCGTTCAAACACGATTTGTATCACGCAGAAACTCCGATGACAATGTATGCAAATTACCACAGCAAGGGCTGTCTCGTAAATCGGCAAGATATTGGTTTCTTGGGTGCTACGGAAATTGATGTTGATTTCAATGTAAACGTAAATACGCATTCCGACGGACTTCTTTTGCATGGAATTGGTGGGCATACGGATGTGGCAGCCGGAGCAAAATTAGCTATGATGGTTGTTCCTTCTTTCCGCAACCGTATCCCGATTATCAGGGATGAAGTTACTACGATTACTACGCCCGGAGAAACCGTTGATGTGGTTGTTTGCGAAAAAGGAATTGCGATCAATCCGCTTAGGAAAGATTTAATTGAACATTTCAAAAATTCCGATTTGCCTATCCGAGATATTCACGATTTGAAAAATGAGATTGAAGAAATAACCGGAATTCCCGAAAAACCAAAATTAAAAGACAGAATAATCGCTCTTATCGAATATCGGGACGGAACCATCCTCGATGTAGTTCGTCAGGTGGATGAGCCGATGCAGTAATTGGCAAATTAGCATTTATAAAAATTCGTATCTATCTGTGAAATATATATTCAACGCAGATGAATGGGATAAACAAACATCCCTTTGAAAAAACGATTTTCGCAAGATAAAAATTT is a genomic window containing:
- a CDS encoding radical SAM protein: MKNIALLIKLILLRLFNKLTSKSILPISYTVSVTYRCNSRCKTCNIYKKKSEELSAKEYAKIFKKIGKSAYWITISGGEPFLKKDLYEIIQAIYKHSKPKVINIPTNGLLHNEIPTLVEKIAKNCPKSQIIINLSIDAIENQDDEIRGVKFAYSKAISTFRKLKKLKIENLNIGIHTVISKYNENNFQQIAGKLMSFEPDSYVTEIAENRVELGTMKYDISPSVMKYSQAIDYLLFHIKQMKFQGMNRITQTFRIEYYKMVKRLLVEQKQQIKCYAGILSAQIAPNGDVWPCCMKAVNVGNLKDFDYNFKKLWKKNETLNNELKKIVEESCYCPMANASYTNMLMNNKIMWKATKHFLFGSK
- the citF gene encoding citrate lyase subunit alpha → MKFTKNAAGRMIPDEIEGRKLRPFMGAFADSGGGYRAAPPIPVSKPDTNKVLKSLREAIKASGLKNGMTISFHHHLRNGDYVVNMVLDQIAKMGFKDINLFPTALFPVHKPIIEHIKNGVIRNIQGSMNGPVGNFVSHGGLPTLAVLRTHGGRVRAVEDGDVHIDVAFIAAPTADDYGNANGVDGPSACGPLAYSAIDWQYADKVVLITDNLVKYPLIPYSVPSTHVDFIVKVDQIGDPNLIVSGTTRITRSPTRLKIAEIAAQFISESPYFRDGFSFQTGAGGISLAITNILAGIMKKEGVKARFINGGVTKFAVKMLHDGLIDVLYDGQVFDTDAIYSFKHDLYHAETPMTMYANYHSKGCLVNRQDIGFLGATEIDVDFNVNVNTHSDGLLLHGIGGHTDVAAGAKLAMMVVPSFRNRIPIIRDEVTTITTPGETVDVVVCEKGIAINPLRKDLIEHFKNSDLPIRDIHDLKNEIEEITGIPEKPKLKDRIIALIEYRDGTILDVVRQVDEPMQ